The genomic region AATATTACCTTTCTGATTATGTCCACCTCATTTCTTAGTCCTGAGGTTCTATTATAATAGATTTAATAGTATTTGGGACATAGTCACTTGTGATATATTAAGACATTATCATATATGGATCATATTCCCCTAGAAGCTACGGGAGAGGATGTTGACCTATCGCCAAGAAAAGAGTATACTAGAGGCAGTGTGCAAAACGATAAACTGTAATGGAGGAATTCGATTGATTAATGTAACCAATGTAAGTTTAAGATTTTCCGATAAAAAACTATTCGAAGAGGTGAATATGAAATTCACCCCGGGGAACTGCTACGGGGTGATCGGGGCCAACGGCGCGGGAAAATCCACGTTTTTAAAGATTTTGTCGGGAGAGGTGGAACCCAATACCGGCGAGGTTTCCATGACCCCCGGGGAGCGAATGGCGGTACTAAAGCAGGATCATTATCAGTATGATGAAGACGGGGTCCTGGATATTGTGATGATGGGTCATGAAAGACTGTATCAGATCATGAAGGAAAAGGATGCGATTTACACCAAAGGAGATTTTACCGAGGAAGACGGTGTACGGGCGGCGGAACTGGAAGCGGAATTTGCGGAATTGGACGGCTGGGACGCCGAGGTCAGTGCGGAAAAACTGTTGATGGGTCTTGGAATTACCAAGGATCAGCACGGGGAGCAACTGAAAAACCTGGACGGTTCCGATAAAGTAAAGGTGCTACTGGCCCAGGCCCTGTTTGGAAATCCGGATATTTTACTACTGGATGAGCCTACCAACCACTTGGATTTTAAAGCCATAACCTGGTTGGAAAACTTTTTAATGGACTATGAAAAAACCGTCATCGTGGTATCCCATGATCGACACTTTTTAAATACCGTATGTACCCATATGGTGGATATTGATTTTAATAAAGCAAAAATGTTTGTAGGGAACTATGATTTCTGGTATGAATCCAGTCAATTAGCCCTTCGAATGATGAAGGACCAGAATAAGAAAAAGGAAGAGAAGGTAAAGGAGCTGCAAAACTTTATTGCAAGGTTCAGCTCCAATGCTTCCAAGGCCAAGCAGGCCACCTCTCGAAAGAAAATGCTGGAAAAGCTCACCATTGAAGATATTCAGCCTTCCACCCGGCGCTATCCCTTCGTGGGATTTACCCCGGACCGGGAAGCGGGAAAGGAAATTCTCAATGTGGATGGAATCTCCAAAACCATCAACGGGGAAAAAATATTGAACAATATTTCCTTTACCCTTCGAAAGGGAGATAAGGTGATTTTGCTGGGGGAAAGCGCCGTGGCGAAAACCACATTACTGGAAATTCTGATGGGGAATATGGAGGCAGACACCGGAACCTATCAATGGGGAACCACTACGTCCCAGTCCTACCTGCCCAGCGATAACAGTGCGTACTTTGAAGGTCTTGGCCTGACCCTGGTGGACTGGTTGCGACAGTACTCCGAGGAAAAGGATGAAACCTATATCCGGGGCTTCCTGGGGAAAATGCTTTTTTCCGGAGAGGAAGCCATGAAAAAAACCGATGTGTTGTCGGGAGGGGAGCGGGTGCGGTGCATGCTCTCCCGAATGATGCTTTCCGGGGCGAACATTTTATTGCTGGACGAACCGACAAATCACTTGGATTTGGAGTCCATTCAAGCGGTAAACAACGGATTGATGGCTTTTAAAGGCACTTTACTGTTTACTTCCCATGACTATAAATTCATTGAAACCGTGGCCAATCGCATCATCGAAATCACGCCGAACGGCATTGTGGACCGAATGATGAGTTTTGATGAATACATCAATGATGATAAGTTGCAAAAAGAAGTCAGTAAGCTTTACAAAGCCAGCTAAGAAGGGATAAAAGAGGGGATCCGCCCTCCGGGTAAAGGAAAAGTTAAAAGGCTGAAAGGTTAAAAGCCGAAGATGGCAAGAAAAAGGAAAGATCCTCAACCGAGGATCTTTCCTTTTTATGGTGTTAATCCGGTTCTAAACCGCTTGCCGTTCCTCTTTTCCTTCAAAGGAATTCAACTGGGAGATAATATGATACAGGGACTTTAGAGCTTCCGAGGGCAGGGCGTCCACGCCGTTTTTATCCGTCTGTCGGGACTCTACGAACTGGATCCGCTTAAAGAAATTGGTCATAAAGGCTTTTCGGTAGTCATCATCCTTCAGGTCCGCTTCAAAGCCTTCAATTTCCATGATTTCAAACTCTTCAAAGGGTTCCCATTTCTTAAATTTTGCCCGGTTTTCCACAATGGATTCGATGATCCCTAAGGTGATTTTCGGGGTTACTTTTTTATCCATAAACTCCCCGGTATTGATAATGTAACAATCCACCCCATCGGCGATCAGGGTTTTGAACAGCCCGTAATCGATGCTTAGGGGATAGGTTCGAAAGGGATTTGCATAGGGCTCGGCCACCAGTTGATTGGGATCCACGCCCTTGGCCAGTCGCTCCGCGGAAGTTCTGAAGGTGGCCAATGTAGCTCCCATGGAGGACCCCAGGTCAGCGCCGTTTACCTTTAATACCGGGGGCAAGGTGGGATCCTTCATGATCCAAAACAGAGCATCCACCGGCTCCTCCAAACGGTCCACCCGGTTTTTCGTCCATAGCTTCGATTTAATTGCCCGGCCGTTGCCGTTTCTGATATCCTCGGTGACGGGGTAGACCTTGCCGTCGTCGTACATAATGGCGCCATTGTTCTGG from Isachenkonia alkalipeptolytica harbors:
- a CDS encoding ABC-F family ATP-binding cassette domain-containing protein produces the protein MINVTNVSLRFSDKKLFEEVNMKFTPGNCYGVIGANGAGKSTFLKILSGEVEPNTGEVSMTPGERMAVLKQDHYQYDEDGVLDIVMMGHERLYQIMKEKDAIYTKGDFTEEDGVRAAELEAEFAELDGWDAEVSAEKLLMGLGITKDQHGEQLKNLDGSDKVKVLLAQALFGNPDILLLDEPTNHLDFKAITWLENFLMDYEKTVIVVSHDRHFLNTVCTHMVDIDFNKAKMFVGNYDFWYESSQLALRMMKDQNKKKEEKVKELQNFIARFSSNASKAKQATSRKKMLEKLTIEDIQPSTRRYPFVGFTPDREAGKEILNVDGISKTINGEKILNNISFTLRKGDKVILLGESAVAKTTLLEILMGNMEADTGTYQWGTTTSQSYLPSDNSAYFEGLGLTLVDWLRQYSEEKDETYIRGFLGKMLFSGEEAMKKTDVLSGGERVRCMLSRMMLSGANILLLDEPTNHLDLESIQAVNNGLMAFKGTLLFTSHDYKFIETVANRIIEITPNGIVDRMMSFDEYINDDKLQKEVSKLYKAS